A stretch of Lathyrus oleraceus cultivar Zhongwan6 chromosome 6, CAAS_Psat_ZW6_1.0, whole genome shotgun sequence DNA encodes these proteins:
- the LOC127096331 gene encoding secreted RxLR effector protein 161-like, with product MCMCARYQASPKDSNFKIVKCILRYLNGTSNHGLWYPKKSACSLVGYYDSDFMGYKLDRNSTSGTCHLYGSCLVSCHSKKQHSVSLSTAKAEYVAAGSCCAQVLWLKKQLLDYNLKLGCVSIKCGSTSVISLTKNLVLHSRTKHIEIRHYFLRDHVEKGDAIFEYVDTKSQLAGIFTKLLSSESFQTNL from the coding sequence ATGTGTatgtgtgctagatatcaagcaTCACCTAAGGATTCCAACTTTAAGATCGTTAAATGTATTTTGAGGTATCTTAACGGAACCTCCAATCACGGTCTTTGGTATCCTAAGAAAAGTGCTTGTAGCTTAGTAGGATATTATGATTCCGATTTTATGGGTTACAAGTTGGATAGGAATAGTACTAGTGGTACTTGCCACTTATATGGAAGTTGTTTAGTTTCTTGTCATAGTAAGAAACAACATAGTGTTTCTCTTTCTACCGCCAAGGCTGAATATGTagccgccggtagttgttgtgcacAAGTCTTATGGCTTAAGAAACAACTATTGGACTATAATTTAAAACTTGGTTGTGTTTCAATTAAGTGCGGTAGTACTAGTGTTATAAGTCTTACTAAGAATCTAGTACTACACTCACGAACTAAACACATTGAGATCCGGCATTATTTCCTAAGAGATCATGTGGAGAAAGGAGACGCTATTTTTGAGTATGTTGACACCAAAAGTCAGCTTGCTGGCATTTTTACAAAATTGTTGTCATCAGAATCCTTCCAAACAAATCTGTAG